GGCAACATTTTACATTCTGTAACTTTATTTAAGTGGACATGCACCTGAGATCGAGAACGAAATTTACCCGCTTATGTGGCAATTtaaaatgattatttatttgtatgaATGGCTGAGTTGATTGAGCAGATAATCTCCAATTGAGAATTACTAATTCAAAACCGGACGCATAATTTTCGGTCGAGCACATCGCACAAGACTTGTTTAATGCGATTTACCTTTTTATTGTGATGCGAGTTATTACACAAAAGTGGAATAAACTGTGTGCACCTAAAAAAAATAGCGATTGTGAGTTACCTTATCAACGgcaacaataaaaaataaaatttattttaagtccaaagttttaattaaaattttacaaacaTATGGAAAATACAAAAATACCAAAAAGTCCCACTATCATGATCAAAAAGTGAATCGCTTTTGAGACAATCTTTGTCGTTTTTTCCAACTTTAATCTAATTATGCATTTCCATGCATGCCCAATAAATTGTGTTTAGTGAAGGTGATTTTCTTGAGGATGAAGCTTAATTAATGAAAGACTTTAATTTATAGgttaatacaaatatatggcTGCTGATTatatataatagaaataattcTAGTACTAGGAAAATGATGCTAAAGAGTAAAGACAATGAAACTTCACTGTGAACCCATTAGCAAAAAATTACATTTAAGTGTCTGCCGAAAGAATGAAATAATTACACTAATAAATTAGCAGCCTATATATGACacattgagtttgcttatagaggtttccaaaatctcaaatcaactGATGATTCAACTGTTGTCATACcaaaatctttttttcttttttactattATGTGGTAGGACAATCTTACATTAAAGTAACAACTTTTGATTCTTTATTCATTAAAGCAATTAGCAAAAGTTAAGATTTTACTCATGTGCTGATGACAGTACTCTCTTGTTATAGAAGCAAAGCACATCAATCAATTTATAATATCAGGAATCTGCTGAATAAAGAAGGGGCATAATGCCTTGTGTTAAGTGCATATATATTAGCTAGCTATGTTCTTGTGAAAGATAAATAAGAGTCAAGATAGACAACTATAAGGAATTTTCTTTTCacattaaaacaaaaaatataaataaaagggaattgtaaaaaatactcttaattataatttctatggTAAAATAtactaagaaataaaaaatttaagggGGAAAGTTATAAATTTACCTCAGAACTTTGCGAAATGGTCTAAATTTGCCCATGTTAATAGTTGGGGTCAAATTTTCCCTTGCCGCTACTAAATCAATGAGCTAGCTGTGCCCTTATTAGCCAACGGCAAAGGCTTTTTTCCAACATGTGGACCTTTATAACAAGAGAAAGGGTTCAATTTGCTCTTGAACTATACGAAATTGCCTAGATTTGCCTCAAAACAACCACGACTAGAATGTGTTTTTTGGTGAAACAGAACTGTGTTTAGTTCTTGATAGAACTGAAGATGTTCTATTTCTACCAGAAAAAAACTTTCAGGTAGAGACAACAATAAATTTATGAAGCTgacataatttataaaatactaGCTCCCTTTATATGTGTATATGTGGATTCTTCATGATACAATGATcgtcaaaagaaaagaattgaaACTAGAATGACAAAAACTTGATTACAAGTTTGGTCCTTTTCGCGATATCCTGAGCTTTTGTCCCTTCTTGTAAGCCAAAGACAAAGGGAACAAGAAGAACAGAAACAAAAATGACTTGCAAGCTAAAGAATTACAATGTCACACAACTAAAGAGCTTCAACAGAAGAAAAATACAATCTATCTATTCGCTAATTCATCTGTTTTATCTGCTGCTTCTGTGTTCTGAGCTAACACAGACATCTCTTTGCTTTTCATCAGCATTGTGTCTCTAAGAAAATACTCTGCAGTTCTGAGTTTGGCATCCTCCGCAAATGGTTGCACAAAAGCACTCAAAGCATATATTTTTCTGTATACGAGTCAATGCCAGacgtttttttgtttttttttgaagtttctgCTATTACGAGGGGACTATGGTGCCAATGTAGCCAAATCCAGCAATTGTAAAAGTAATGACTTGGaggaagatataaaggaagtACTGTCTTTTCCCATATAGGACATCATAGCATccacaaaagaaaaggaaaattgcAAATCCCAATTCTTGTGGAAGAATCCTGTACAATTAGACCAACCGATAATGTATGGTTAACAAACTGATCCAATATTCTAATGGTTCAATGATATCAAGAACATGATAATAAAGCTTCATTCAAGAGAGTTTTCTCACCTGTCTCCAAATAGAGATCCCCGGGGTTTCTtggtttgttttgttttttctttgttcTTGAGAACATCACCTAATTTCTCCGTGACAACCCATTCGTTAGCTCTTTTTGCTTCTAGCAAGCCAATAAATGTAGCCTTGGTTCGTTGGAAAGCCATCACATTCTCAAAGAGAATCCAGTAGAAGAGTAGATGAATTGACCTGTCAAATTCCATAATCAAATTAGAAAACCTAGGAAGAAAAAATCTCTGCTGAGAAGTAAAAAAGAGAATTTGTTAGGCATATTATATAGACCTTGGAGTTCCAACAGAATTCAAAATGGTGATAATGCAGGGGATGTAGATGGCACCCCATGTAGGGATTTCAACTTCAGGAACTAAAAGGCTCAATGGAAGAACAACgcagaagaagaaaaatgtgACCATGTGAGCTATGATCTTTCGGACGAAGAAGAAGCTGTAGATCACGTAAAACTTCTTCCAAATATTCACTCTCTGCAAACACGAAACAAAACAATTCAGAATCTTTATTCAAACAACTTCATTGATTTTCTGGACATCTAGAGTGTGGACAATTGAATATGGAGGCCAACATAAGTAAATCTTAAAGGAAAGATTGCCCAAATTCATATAACGAGACTAATTAACCTCATCCCACCTGATGTGGGACTCAACAACATTTCTACACTGCATACCTTGTTCCTAACAATCTCCATCACCATTTTCCTGAACAAATTGGCGGGGCCACACGACCATCGATGCTGCTGAAAACGAAAGGCTTTGAATGTACTGGGAAGTTCACTTTTCACCTAGAGTTACAAAATTCAGTTTAGTAACTAGATAAATCATCAAGTAAAATAAGGCCAAAAAAAAAGCAGAGTGGTTCTATGAGGAATTTTATCAAACACCTGGAGATCACCAAGATAAAGAAACTTCCAGCCTTTAAGACTAGCTCTAACTGCAAGGTCCATATCCTCTACAGTTGTTCTGTCTTTCCATCCACCAGCTTCATTAATTGCTGCTATTCTCCATACCCCTCCAGTTCCTTTAAAATTAAGATTTCTTGTTAGGACGTTAGGAGTACATTTTTAATCCATAAGCAAATGCAGGACAAATTCATCAAATTGAACGAGCTTCACAATAACACTTCtccataacaataatattttatacCTACATTTTACAATagtatccaaaaaaaaaaaaatcgaaaCCAATTTTAATGCTATActgtattatatgtttttttattaataatattttgacaAATCGTGACAGGCAATAGTGCTAATTTTTCACTTACCATTGAACCCAAAGAATGCATGAGTAGATGAACCCACTTCTTGCTCCACCGTGAAATGGTAATCTAATGACATCTCTTGCATTCTCGTTAATAAGCACTCATTTGCATTCactgtaataaataaacaaaggaTTAGCTCAGTTAATTAGCATAATTTCTTTTTGATCACCTGTAAAATATTGTAGTCACTTAGATGAAATGAAAGTTTATATTCCACGTCATCAGACAGCCTGGAAATATCATTCTCAGTTTCGATTTTAATTTATGCTGTCTCATTAAATTTTACATGTACACATCACACAACTATCGGCGAGAAAAGCAGCACATGAATGCACTCTTAGTTTAAAATGACAAACCTACCCCGGGATATATAGCAGTTCCTCGCCGGTATCTGCGGGGTCTATGACTCGGTCTCCTCAACAAAGGGACAGGATAATAACGTCATTAGCAAATATTGCTGACGCTACTGATATTTTTATTTCCAAATAAACAAACCTCTGACAAAGTCTTCAGAAAATCTTTTTTAATGCCCAATATTTATTGTGTTTAGGAAATCTCAATTCGGATTAATCATTAAAGAATGAAACTAATCatattgaataaataaacaaatcatTCCACTTCGGTTAAACTATAGATTCTTTGTTGCATGCTATCGTAGAATATTAACTCCGCCTGCTAAAATAACATTATAACACCAATTACACGATACACAAAATCAATACTAATCATACTGTTGCACTTATTAATTAGTCATTCAGAGTTGAGCTTTAACCAAATTAATTAGAGTTGAAtcgaaaaaaaaaaaattaatcaatgtTTGATTATTGGTCCCACCACCCATGACTGATAGATTCTTCGTGGACCgacacaaaaataattaacCAATCTTTAAATAATCCTAATGTTCACttcaaaaaacaaatttaagataaaaaaatCACACTATTGGACACGAATATGCATAGGCATAAACGTGCAGTAAAAGTAATTAGTAACATCAACAGTGTGGTGTAAAGAGCACCGACACTTTGGTTTAGAAACATAatgtaattaattaatgcaGCTAATTGAGTAAATGATTAGCTTAATCATAGTTACAATTTGAGCTTACCAAAACGCCAACGACCTTGAACGAGTGCAATTTCCGAGTTATGTATAAGAAAAGGGATAGCTCGTCGGAGAAAATCCGGTTCAGGCCGGAAATCAGCGTCGAAAATGACGACATATTCGCAATCTTTTACATAATCACGTTTTAATCCTTCTTTAAGAGCTCCAGCTTTGTAGCCTCCTCTGTTCTCTCTGATTTGGTACCTAATGTTAATCCCTTTGCTTGCCCACCTTAAGCATTCTTTCTCTACCAAATCcttcaaaattaataaatgcattcattaattatttattcataaataaCACAGGGAAGGGAGCCCATGCTCATTTATTGAGTGTATATCTACTAATCGATAGATACCTTAATGAGAGGATCAGTAGAATCATCAAGAACTTGAATCACAAGTCTATCAGATGGCCATGAAAGGTTACATGCAGCTCCAATGGAGATTTTGTAAACCTGTCTCAAAACACcataactcaaattttaaaacgCTCTGTTTCTACAAACTCAAAAACATAAAAGAGAACAAGAGAAATTTTAGACCTCTTTTTCATTGAACATGGGGATTTGAACAAGAACCATAGGAAAACCCTCATTCCCGATCTCCAAATCATCTCGCATTGGTTCC
This Solanum dulcamara chromosome 8, daSolDulc1.2, whole genome shotgun sequence DNA region includes the following protein-coding sequences:
- the LOC129900465 gene encoding glucomannan 4-beta-mannosyltransferase 2-like, encoding MAEVSTNALFPEKFQGTAADIAGQIGLMWELIKAPLIVPLLRAAMYICLAMELMLFIERLYMGIVIVLVKLFMKKPDKRYNWEPMRDDLEIGNEGFPMVLVQIPMFNEKEVYKISIGAACNLSWPSDRLVIQVLDDSTDPLIKDLVEKECLRWASKGINIRYQIRENRGGYKAGALKEGLKRDYVKDCEYVVIFDADFRPEPDFLRRAIPFLIHNSEIALVQGRWRFVNANECLLTRMQEMSLDYHFTVEQEVGSSTHAFFGFNGTGGVWRIAAINEAGGWKDRTTVEDMDLAVRASLKGWKFLYLGDLQVKSELPSTFKAFRFQQHRWSCGPANLFRKMVMEIVRNKRVNIWKKFYVIYSFFFVRKIIAHMVTFFFFCVVLPLSLLVPEVEIPTWGAIYIPCIITILNSVGTPRSIHLLFYWILFENVMAFQRTKATFIGLLEAKRANEWVVTEKLGDVLKNKEKTKQTKKPRGSLFGDRILPQELGFAIFLFFCGCYDVLYGKRQYFLYIFLQVITFTIAGFGYIGTIVPS